A region from the Campylobacter blaseri genome encodes:
- the mnmE gene encoding tRNA uridine-5-carboxymethylaminomethyl(34) synthesis GTPase MnmE — protein MNDTIVAIATAHGIGSISIVRLSGKNALSLALKLIKKDTLIPRYATFSKIYSTVGELVDEGIIIYFKAPNSFTGEDIVEFQTHGGLIVSNFILEELIKLGARLANPGEFSKRAFLNGKMDLAKAEAVQSLITSRSEDGIKILARHLKGELSSYVNSLRDELVTTLAYVETCIDYAEEDLPLDILEQTKSLLIENYKKLNEIVEISEQRKGLIEGFKVTIIGKPNVGKSSILNSLLKFERAIISDEAGTTRDRVEESLKIGTHLIRIIDTAGIREGVSLVEKIGIENSMKAVEEADIIIAVFDSSRVKDEEDEKILEICKNSGKKIIYVLNKDDLESKFNYDFEEYIKISAKKSSNLIIETLKKYLDSQNYDGIMLSSTRQILSSKNAKEALYRAKDLLNENELELFAYELNLAIMEISNIAKPYERTEILDAMFLNFCLGK, from the coding sequence ATGAATGATACTATAGTAGCCATAGCAACAGCTCACGGAATAGGTTCAATTTCAATAGTAAGGCTTAGTGGAAAAAATGCGTTAAGCCTAGCTTTAAAACTTATAAAAAAAGATACACTAATTCCAAGATATGCCACTTTTTCTAAAATTTACTCAACTGTGGGTGAGCTTGTAGATGAGGGTATAATTATATATTTTAAAGCACCAAATAGTTTTACAGGTGAAGATATAGTTGAATTTCAAACACATGGCGGACTTATAGTAAGTAATTTTATCCTAGAAGAGCTTATAAAGCTTGGTGCTAGACTTGCAAACCCAGGCGAGTTTAGTAAAAGGGCATTTTTAAATGGCAAAATGGATTTAGCTAAAGCAGAAGCTGTTCAAAGCCTTATAACATCTAGAAGTGAAGACGGTATAAAGATACTAGCAAGACATCTAAAGGGTGAATTAAGTAGCTATGTTAACTCTCTTAGAGATGAGCTTGTTACAACTCTTGCTTATGTTGAAACTTGTATTGATTATGCTGAAGAGGATCTTCCTTTAGATATTTTAGAGCAAACCAAGAGTTTGCTTATTGAGAACTATAAAAAACTAAATGAGATAGTAGAGATTAGCGAACAAAGAAAAGGGCTTATTGAAGGTTTCAAAGTTACAATTATAGGCAAGCCAAATGTGGGCAAAAGTTCAATCTTAAACTCACTTTTGAAATTTGAAAGAGCAATTATAAGCGATGAAGCAGGAACAACTAGAGATAGGGTAGAGGAAAGCCTTAAAATAGGAACTCATCTAATTCGTATCATAGATACGGCTGGCATTAGAGAGGGTGTTTCTTTAGTTGAAAAAATTGGAATTGAAAATTCAATGAAGGCAGTTGAGGAAGCAGATATTATAATAGCTGTTTTTGATAGTAGTAGAGTAAAAGATGAAGAAGATGAGAAAATTTTAGAAATTTGTAAAAATAGTGGTAAAAAAATAATATATGTTTTAAATAAAGATGATTTGGAGTCTAAATTCAACTACGATTTTGAAGAGTACATCAAAATTTCTGCTAAAAAAAGTTCAAATTTAATAATAGAAACATTAAAAAAGTATCTAGATTCTCAAAACTATGATGGCATAATGCTTAGTTCAACTAGACAAATTTTATCTTCTAAAAATGCCAAAGAAGCACTATATAGGGCAAAAGATCTGCTCAATGAAAATGAGTTAGAGCTTTTTGCATATGAGTTAAATTTAGCAATTATGGAGATATCAAACATAGCAAAACCATATGAAAGAACCGAAATACTTGATGCTATGTTTTTAAATTTCTGTCTTGGTAAGTAG
- the gmhB gene encoding D-glycero-beta-D-manno-heptose 1,7-bisphosphate 7-phosphatase, whose product MKKALFLDRDGVINEDKGYVYKKEDFLFCDGVFEALKFYKQKDFLIFIITNQSGIGRGYYTKEDFLKLNEYMLNEFKKRSIFIDKVYFCPHSPEEKCECRKPKIGMILEAKKEFDVDLKNSILIGDKLSDIKAGIKAGIKNLFLIGKEKAKEYQNITSFYDSIKFYKN is encoded by the coding sequence ATGAAAAAGGCTCTTTTTTTGGATAGAGATGGTGTTATAAATGAGGATAAAGGTTATGTTTATAAAAAAGAGGATTTTTTGTTTTGTGATGGCGTTTTTGAGGCCTTGAAATTTTATAAACAAAAAGATTTTTTAATTTTTATAATAACAAATCAATCAGGTATAGGAAGAGGGTATTACACAAAAGAGGATTTTTTAAAGCTAAATGAGTATATGTTAAATGAGTTTAAAAAAAGATCTATTTTTATAGATAAAGTATATTTTTGTCCTCACTCTCCAGAGGAAAAATGCGAGTGTAGAAAGCCAAAAATCGGAATGATTTTAGAGGCCAAAAAAGAGTTTGATGTAGATTTAAAAAACTCAATTTTAATAGGAGATAAACTCTCAGATATAAAAGCAGGTATAAAAGCAGGTATAAAAAATTTATTTTTAATAGGCAAAGAAAAAGCAAAAGAGTATCAAAATATAACAAGTTTTTATGATAGTATAAAATTTTACAAGAACTAA
- the waaC gene encoding lipopolysaccharide heptosyltransferase I: MKIAIIKLSALGDIVHSSIVLQFIKKNIPSSEIHWICDERFSGILKDHEYIDRVISLKLKDKEFRDSYTRLKKLKKENYDIAIDLQGLIKSAIVGKIICSNLVGFDKNSIREKLAAKFYKDNFFIDYSENIILRNLKLVSRALNFNFNEDEIKNKKPCFAKLKREKPYNNISKILITIGSSWKSKIYPTNLQIQLINKLKNYEVYLCAGNKYEQEIAKEISAKTDAKILEKMDIQNLVTKMNEFDLVVGPDSGITHIAWAQNMPSLTIYGPTPSFRNSYITDVNLVIDSRKDINPLNLNKDSNYINLIKPDDIVVKIENIMDLVEKKELKEFVLNLDIESLNYISKIKFKNKIYWLKKARQTGPRKIQSFYSKIFNFDILILPEKKDKKNSLNYEYEKNLYFSKNGINVPRIRYKNDEFFIMEDSGKTLHELLKTCNEDEIKNLIDLSLEQLSKIHNIKEYHGGSQTRNFTYINDKMYVIDFEESFDAKTRLDVLQFRDFLLYLLSFTKIKNKKIDYRYIINRYIELTNNSFVEKKLLSYSKALKPFLKICNISFIKKRLGSDVKNFLNLFSDIEKLDDKNIF, encoded by the coding sequence ATGAAAATAGCTATCATTAAACTATCAGCTTTAGGTGATATTGTTCATTCCAGTATAGTTTTACAGTTTATTAAGAAAAATATCCCTAGCTCTGAGATACATTGGATATGCGATGAGAGATTTAGTGGAATTTTAAAAGATCATGAGTATATTGATAGGGTTATATCTTTAAAGCTTAAAGATAAAGAGTTTAGAGATAGCTATACAAGATTAAAAAAGCTTAAAAAAGAGAATTATGATATAGCTATAGATCTTCAAGGGCTTATAAAATCAGCTATAGTAGGCAAAATAATATGTTCAAATTTGGTTGGTTTTGATAAAAATAGTATAAGAGAAAAATTAGCTGCTAAATTTTACAAAGATAACTTTTTTATAGATTACTCTGAAAATATTATTTTAAGAAATTTAAAATTAGTATCTAGAGCTTTAAATTTTAATTTTAATGAAGATGAAATTAAAAACAAAAAACCATGCTTTGCTAAATTAAAAAGAGAAAAACCATATAATAACATTAGTAAAATTTTAATAACAATTGGATCTAGCTGGAAGAGTAAAATATATCCAACCAATTTACAAATTCAACTTATTAATAAATTGAAAAATTATGAAGTATATCTATGTGCAGGAAATAAATACGAGCAAGAGATTGCCAAAGAGATATCTGCAAAAACAGATGCTAAAATTCTAGAAAAAATGGATATTCAAAATTTGGTAACTAAGATGAACGAATTTGACTTAGTTGTAGGTCCTGATAGTGGTATAACGCATATTGCTTGGGCACAAAATATGCCATCACTTACTATTTATGGACCAACTCCAAGTTTTAGAAACAGCTATATTACAGATGTAAATTTAGTAATAGATAGTAGAAAAGATATAAATCCGTTAAATTTAAATAAAGATAGTAATTATATTAACTTGATTAAACCAGATGATATAGTTGTAAAAATTGAAAATATAATGGATTTAGTAGAAAAAAAAGAGCTTAAAGAATTTGTTTTAAATTTAGACATTGAATCGCTAAACTATATATCAAAAATAAAATTTAAAAATAAAATTTATTGGTTAAAAAAGGCTAGACAAACAGGTCCTAGAAAGATTCAAAGCTTTTATTCTAAAATTTTTAATTTTGATATACTTATTTTACCAGAAAAAAAAGATAAAAAAAATTCACTTAACTATGAGTATGAAAAAAATCTCTATTTTTCAAAAAATGGTATAAATGTTCCTAGGATAAGATATAAAAATGATGAATTTTTTATAATGGAAGATAGTGGAAAAACACTACATGAACTGCTAAAAACTTGTAATGAAGATGAGATAAAAAATTTGATAGATTTATCTTTAGAACAACTTTCAAAAATACATAATATTAAAGAGTATCATGGAGGCTCTCAAACTAGAAATTTTACGTATATAAATGATAAGATGTATGTTATAGATTTTGAAGAGAGTTTTGATGCTAAAACTAGGCTTGATGTTTTGCAATTTAGAGATTTTTTGCTTTATTTGCTATCTTTTACTAAGATTAAAAACAAAAAGATTGATTATAGATATATCATAAATAGATATATAGAATTAACCAATAACTCTTTTGTAGAAAAAAAACTACTTAGCTACTCTAAAGCCTTAAAACCATTTTTAAAAATATGCAATATCTCTTTCATAAAAAAAAGACTAGGAAGCGATGTAAAGAATTTTCTAAATCTTTTTAGTGATATTGAAAAACTAGACGATAAAAATATTTTTTAA
- a CDS encoding glycosyltransferase family 2 protein, translated as MIKDISVVMIAKNGERTIRKTLQSLKDFDDVVVYDNGSTDETIKIAKEFSNVNLIKGDFLGFGKTKKKATQYAKNDWILILDADEVVDKELIETLKNEKLDEGYVYLLNFNAYYKDRQIKHCGWSNQKIKRLFNKKITNYNDNDVHEKIIDENLKNKILKGNVEHYSYHSIDEFVQKANVYARLFAKNNQGKKKSNPLKAFLNAIYSFNKTYFFKLGFLDGYVGLVVAFSHMVTNFYKYIMLYEANKKS; from the coding sequence ATGATAAAAGATATTTCAGTTGTTATGATTGCAAAAAATGGGGAGAGAACGATTAGAAAAACTCTTCAATCTTTAAAAGATTTTGATGATGTGGTTGTTTATGATAATGGCTCAACTGATGAGACTATAAAAATAGCTAAAGAGTTTAGTAATGTAAATTTAATAAAAGGCGATTTTTTGGGTTTTGGAAAAACAAAGAAAAAAGCAACACAGTATGCAAAAAATGATTGGATTTTGATTTTAGATGCAGATGAAGTTGTGGATAAAGAACTAATCGAAACATTAAAAAATGAAAAGCTAGATGAAGGCTATGTTTATCTTTTAAATTTCAATGCATATTACAAAGATAGACAGATAAAACATTGTGGTTGGAGTAACCAAAAGATAAAAAGACTTTTTAACAAAAAAATTACAAACTATAATGATAATGATGTTCATGAAAAAATAATTGATGAGAATTTGAAAAACAAGATATTAAAGGGCAATGTAGAGCATTATAGTTATCATAGCATTGATGAGTTTGTTCAAAAAGCAAATGTTTACGCAAGACTTTTTGCAAAAAATAATCAAGGCAAAAAGAAATCAAACCCCTTAAAAGCATTTTTAAATGCTATTTACTCTTTTAATAAAACATATTTTTTTAAGCTTGGTTTTTTAGATGGATATGTTGGCTTAGTTGTGGCATTTTCACATATGGTTACAAATTTTTATAAATACATTATGCTTTATGAAGCAAACAAAAAGTCATAG
- a CDS encoding glycosyltransferase family 9 protein, whose translation MQEIKKIAIEIPNWLGDAIMATPAIENIIKTYPNSKIILIGSYVSLKAFEGYKNIEKTIINDTKKAKFRYIGLYKLAKSIGKVDLAISFRRSISSKIMMFFVKAYKKFNYKRLTKNTIHQAIRYNDFVNYALHLEHKTGDLSLKFIPFLYKKPTLGINPGATYGSAKRWYPKEFAQVATNLSKNYDIVIFGGPNEKEIAKDIEDELIKNGVLNYQNLAGKTTIKELCEKIAGLALFLTNDSGPMHIAAAYKVTTFAIFGPTNFKETNQWNNPNEHIITKNLSCSPCMKRVCPLKHHNCMKSIKASDVLKVIKENI comes from the coding sequence ATGCAAGAGATTAAAAAAATAGCAATAGAAATTCCAAATTGGCTAGGAGATGCTATCATGGCAACTCCTGCCATTGAAAATATAATAAAAACTTATCCAAATTCTAAAATTATTTTAATAGGCTCCTATGTTTCTCTTAAAGCTTTTGAGGGCTATAAAAATATAGAAAAAACTATTATAAACGACACTAAAAAGGCAAAATTTAGATATATTGGGTTGTATAAACTTGCAAAAAGTATTGGAAAAGTTGATTTGGCTATATCGTTTAGAAGATCAATTTCATCAAAGATTATGATGTTTTTTGTAAAAGCATATAAGAAATTTAATTATAAAAGACTTACTAAAAATACAATTCATCAAGCAATTCGCTACAATGATTTTGTAAATTATGCTTTGCATTTAGAGCATAAAACAGGCGATTTGTCTTTGAAATTTATCCCTTTTTTGTATAAAAAACCAACACTTGGTATAAATCCAGGTGCAACTTATGGAAGTGCAAAAAGATGGTACCCTAAAGAGTTTGCACAAGTTGCTACTAATTTAAGTAAAAATTATGATATTGTAATTTTTGGCGGTCCTAATGAAAAAGAGATTGCTAAAGATATTGAAGATGAACTTATAAAAAATGGGGTTTTAAACTACCAAAATTTAGCAGGAAAAACAACTATAAAAGAGCTTTGTGAAAAAATTGCAGGACTTGCTCTTTTTTTAACAAACGATAGCGGTCCTATGCACATTGCAGCAGCTTATAAAGTAACAACATTTGCTATTTTTGGTCCTACAAATTTTAAAGAGACAAACCAGTGGAATAACCCAAATGAACATATAATAACTAAAAATTTATCATGTTCGCCCTGTATGAAAAGAGTATGCCCACTAAAACACCACAATTGTATGAAAAGCATAAAGGCTAGTGATGTTTTAAAAGTTATTAAGGAAAATATATGA
- a CDS encoding glycosyltransferase family 9 protein — MKQTKSHSMNILITRHDKIGDFVLTLPMIKLAKNNIKNVRIILLVSKVNFEFAKELEFVDDVILYEDDILKLAKKIKKAKIDVSISAFIDTKLGLALFLSGIKQRVAPATKIAQIFFNKRLKQRRSRVEKREFEYNIDLLKYLYPNVKSYFSRPVINMDKKRQKLIFDEFKARYKIDENKQIICFHPGFGGSSDGNLKIEDYVRLYRSIASKNIQIVFSFGPDDKKSLEYIKKYCGNSVVCLDSKYSLIDFCYLISNFKIFVSTSTGPMHLAGAVNITTFSFFGSSLFASAKRWGSINEPSKQNNFSINKDYLEEDYIKIEQEFKKLVSEIESE, encoded by the coding sequence ATGAAGCAAACAAAAAGTCATAGTATGAATATTTTAATAACTAGACATGATAAAATAGGAGATTTTGTTTTAACTCTTCCTATGATTAAACTAGCTAAAAACAACATCAAAAATGTTAGAATAATTTTATTGGTATCAAAGGTAAATTTTGAATTTGCCAAAGAGCTAGAGTTCGTTGATGATGTTATTTTATATGAAGATGATATTTTAAAACTAGCTAAAAAGATTAAAAAGGCTAAGATTGATGTAAGTATTAGCGCTTTTATAGATACAAAGTTAGGATTAGCTCTTTTTTTAAGTGGAATAAAACAAAGAGTCGCACCAGCTACAAAAATAGCCCAAATATTTTTTAACAAAAGATTAAAACAAAGAAGAAGCAGAGTTGAAAAAAGGGAATTTGAATACAATATTGATCTATTAAAATACCTTTATCCTAATGTAAAGTCATATTTTTCAAGACCTGTTATTAATATGGATAAAAAAAGACAAAAGCTCATATTTGATGAGTTTAAAGCAAGATATAAGATAGATGAAAACAAACAAATTATTTGCTTTCATCCAGGTTTTGGTGGAAGTAGTGATGGGAATTTAAAAATTGAAGACTATGTGAGATTATATAGATCAATTGCTAGTAAAAATATACAAATTGTATTTAGCTTTGGTCCAGATGACAAAAAAAGTTTAGAGTATATTAAAAAATATTGTGGTAATAGTGTTGTGTGTTTAGATAGCAAGTACTCTTTAATAGATTTTTGTTATCTTATATCAAATTTTAAAATTTTTGTTAGTACATCAACTGGTCCTATGCATTTAGCGGGTGCTGTTAATATAACTACATTTTCATTTTTTGGAAGCTCTTTATTTGCTAGTGCCAAAAGATGGGGCAGTATAAATGAACCATCTAAGCAAAACAATTTTTCTATAAATAAAGACTATTTAGAGGAGGACTATATTAAAATTGAACAAGAGTTTAAAAAATTAGTAAGTGAGATTGAAAGTGAGTAA
- a CDS encoding O-antigen ligase family protein, whose translation MSIAFNLQKSNRINFEKIYYYLILFLAFASPLSKALNSFNIILLSLVWLIEGDFRRKFKMIKSSNLLLCLMAFLILITISLTYSNLELSLGYFKKYCYLLLIIVIATSVKKEWIGSIITAFLCGMLITEIYALSPLVFDFESSIKTSKIDAQFFNPTMLSIQYSIFLAFCAIIIIEKIFNIKKLNYKTILMFMFLCTTLLNLFLSYSRTGQLIFFVLLIFWTIYRFKINYKAIIALAIALILIFVLAFNYVDNFKKVVKKTENEIALLKKGNFNSSNGIRIALNILSIEVIKDNPFFGVGLGDYEEEYKKLLKKDEFAYMSNIRGFIEKNSPHNQYTFIAMQVGLIGLMVFLLIIYECFRALRRIENEEQRTVFLFFILTFLIAFLTDNQLTGQTTRTLFIIFIGVFSVVSINHKDEKH comes from the coding sequence GTGAGTATAGCATTTAATTTGCAAAAGTCAAATAGAATTAATTTTGAAAAAATATATTATTATTTGATTTTATTTTTAGCTTTTGCATCCCCGCTATCTAAAGCATTAAATAGTTTTAATATTATACTCTTATCTCTTGTTTGGCTTATAGAAGGAGATTTTAGAAGAAAATTTAAGATGATAAAAAGTTCAAATTTGCTTTTATGTCTAATGGCTTTTTTAATACTAATAACGATAAGCCTTACATATTCAAATTTAGAGCTATCACTTGGATATTTTAAAAAATATTGTTATTTACTTTTAATAATTGTAATAGCAACATCGGTAAAAAAAGAGTGGATAGGCAGTATAATTACAGCTTTTCTTTGTGGTATGTTGATAACTGAAATTTATGCACTTAGTCCTTTAGTTTTTGATTTTGAAAGTAGCATTAAGACTTCTAAAATAGATGCTCAATTTTTTAATCCAACTATGCTTTCAATTCAATATAGTATTTTTTTAGCATTTTGTGCAATAATAATAATAGAAAAGATATTTAATATTAAAAAATTAAATTACAAAACTATACTTATGTTTATGTTTTTATGCACTACTTTGTTAAATCTATTTTTATCATACTCAAGAACAGGGCAGCTTATATTTTTTGTTCTTCTTATTTTTTGGACGATATATAGGTTTAAAATCAACTATAAGGCAATAATAGCTCTAGCAATAGCTCTAATTTTGATTTTTGTTCTTGCTTTTAACTATGTGGATAATTTTAAAAAAGTTGTTAAAAAGACAGAAAACGAGATAGCATTACTTAAAAAAGGAAATTTCAACTCTTCAAATGGTATTAGGATTGCTCTTAATATATTATCAATTGAGGTTATTAAAGATAATCCATTTTTTGGTGTAGGACTTGGGGACTATGAAGAAGAGTATAAAAAGCTACTAAAAAAAGATGAATTTGCCTATATGAGTAATATAAGAGGTTTTATTGAAAAAAACAGCCCACATAATCAATATACATTTATAGCTATGCAAGTTGGCTTGATTGGGCTAATGGTATTTTTATTAATTATCTATGAATGTTTTAGGGCTTTAAGAAGGATTGAAAATGAAGAGCAAAGAACTGTTTTTTTGTTTTTTATACTCACTTTTTTAATTGCTTTTTTGACGGACAATCAGCTAACAGGGCAGACAACTAGAACATTATTTATAATATTTATTGGGGTATTTTCAGTTGTGAGCATTAATCATAAAGATGAAAAACATTAA
- a CDS encoding glycosyltransferase family 4 protein, producing the protein MSKILEVCLSPNIGGLELYMKDLTIEIDALAVVGKSSKLKHYFDNKEIKYFQIKRNSFIKLAKIIDENHIDIVHFHWTKDLPTVVLAKIFSKTKPKIVQTRHMHMTRFKSDFYHKFLYKNVNAIIAVTNLVKEQLEKFIPKEIRPNIIKSYIGVRDFKPIDSKRKDELKNKLGLKDEFIVSIVGRIEEAKGQYKVLEAVERLRQNGENIKALIVGHSMEESYLKDLKSRYKDDIFTGFVDNTNEYMQISNCLVLATKKETFGLVLVEAMRCGICVIANNKGGPLEIIEDGKSGLLFDGEKQDDLKEKIYLCMKDEALLKSLAINGKNRASEIFDEVKQFNEVKGILKSI; encoded by the coding sequence GTGAGTAAAATTTTAGAAGTGTGCCTATCACCAAATATTGGAGGATTAGAGCTTTATATGAAGGATCTAACTATAGAGATAGATGCACTTGCAGTAGTTGGTAAAAGCTCTAAGCTAAAACACTATTTTGATAATAAAGAGATAAAATATTTTCAAATAAAACGAAATAGCTTTATAAAACTAGCTAAAATAATTGATGAAAACCATATCGATATAGTCCATTTTCATTGGACAAAAGATTTGCCAACTGTAGTTTTAGCAAAGATCTTTTCAAAAACAAAACCTAAAATAGTTCAAACTAGACATATGCATATGACTAGGTTTAAGAGTGATTTTTACCATAAATTTTTATATAAAAATGTAAATGCTATAATAGCAGTAACAAATTTAGTAAAAGAGCAGTTAGAAAAGTTTATACCAAAAGAGATTAGACCTAATATTATAAAATCATACATAGGGGTAAGGGACTTTAAGCCAATAGATAGTAAAAGAAAAGACGAACTTAAAAATAAGCTTGGTTTAAAAGATGAGTTTATCGTCTCAATAGTTGGTAGGATAGAGGAGGCAAAAGGGCAATATAAAGTTTTAGAAGCGGTTGAGAGACTAAGACAAAATGGTGAAAATATCAAGGCTTTAATTGTTGGACATAGTATGGAAGAGAGTTATTTGAAGGATTTAAAAAGTAGATATAAAGATGATATTTTTACAGGTTTTGTTGATAATACCAATGAATATATGCAAATATCTAATTGCTTAGTTTTGGCTACTAAAAAAGAGACATTTGGACTTGTTTTGGTTGAAGCCATGAGATGTGGAATTTGTGTAATAGCCAACAATAAAGGCGGACCACTTGAGATAATAGAAGATGGCAAAAGTGGGCTACTTTTTGATGGTGAAAAACAAGATGATTTAAAAGAGAAAATTTATCTATGTATGAAAGATGAAGCTTTGTTAAAAAGCTTAGCTATTAATGGTAAAAATAGAGCTAGTGAGATTTTTGATGAAGTTAAGCAGTTTAATGAAGTTAAAGGTATTTTAAAGTCAATATGA
- a CDS encoding lysophospholipid acyltransferase family protein: MKKKIEYFLVLTLIKISKILPIKANYYLFDKIGSFMFKVLKKRRNDAISNLRLIFNDLSEQEIEDLAKRNFKSIAITACECLLLLNKKIEVIDLIENIEEATKSIKQAFTDNKNGFIVIAAHFGNWEILPKFASKLGFSQLLISKKGNNELIEENITSLFRNDERVEIIDKEGATGKIIKRLRSGGVVGLLTDLKTSANMAIIPFLGKDAMTVKTVGTLYVKYQPKIVPLFAKRVASGKYEVIVKEFPEIKLSDDKEQDIIDIIKMCNDVYGEIIMENPEQWFWVHRRWKINV; encoded by the coding sequence ATGAAGAAAAAAATTGAATATTTTCTAGTTTTAACTTTGATTAAAATAAGTAAAATTTTACCAATTAAAGCTAATTATTATCTATTTGATAAAATTGGCTCTTTTATGTTTAAAGTTCTTAAAAAAAGAAGAAATGATGCTATTTCAAATTTAAGATTGATATTTAATGATTTAAGCGAACAAGAGATAGAGGATTTAGCAAAGAGAAATTTTAAAAGTATCGCTATAACTGCTTGTGAGTGTTTGCTTTTGCTAAATAAAAAGATAGAAGTTATAGATCTGATTGAAAATATAGAAGAAGCCACAAAAAGTATAAAACAAGCATTTACTGATAATAAGAATGGATTTATAGTAATTGCTGCCCATTTTGGAAATTGGGAAATATTACCAAAATTTGCATCAAAATTGGGTTTTTCACAGTTATTGATATCAAAAAAAGGAAACAATGAGCTAATAGAAGAGAATATAACATCACTTTTTAGAAATGATGAGAGAGTTGAAATTATCGATAAAGAGGGCGCTACTGGCAAGATAATTAAAAGACTTAGAAGTGGTGGAGTTGTGGGACTTCTTACTGATTTAAAAACAAGTGCAAATATGGCAATTATTCCATTTTTAGGAAAAGATGCTATGACTGTAAAAACTGTTGGTACTTTATATGTTAAATATCAGCCAAAAATAGTGCCTTTATTTGCAAAAAGAGTTGCAAGTGGAAAGTATGAAGTGATAGTAAAAGAGTTTCCTGAAATTAAATTAAGTGATGATAAAGAGCAGGACATTATAGACATCATCAAGATGTGTAATGATGTTTATGGTGAGATTATAATGGAAAATCCAGAGCAATGGTTTTGGGTACATAGAAGATGGAAAATAAACGTATAA
- a CDS encoding polysaccharide deacetylase family protein: MLIGVMYHHVNSNTCSNDLSIFEKHLEYISNNYISVFPSDKLFTNSICLVFDDAYADFYYYIFPLLKKYNLKALLAVPTKYIIETTNLSKEQRLNYIHDDLLINYQSATCCTFEELEEMVKSGLVQICSHSHSHINLLEKGVDFKKELLLSKEILEKRLDIEVESFVFPFGKYNQEILEKTKEIYKYAFRIGNAVQKDFNGINGVIYRIKGDELKSEDEIFKPLRLLKYYIKGLFKKVTKR; the protein is encoded by the coding sequence ATGTTAATTGGTGTTATGTATCATCATGTAAATAGTAATACTTGTAGTAATGATCTATCTATTTTTGAAAAACATTTAGAGTATATAAGCAATAATTATATATCAGTTTTTCCAAGCGATAAACTTTTTACAAATAGCATATGTTTAGTTTTTGACGATGCTTATGCTGATTTTTATTACTATATTTTTCCACTTCTTAAAAAATATAATTTAAAAGCACTTTTAGCAGTTCCAACTAAGTATATAATTGAAACAACGAATTTATCAAAGGAACAAAGACTAAACTATATTCATGATGATTTGCTTATAAATTATCAAAGTGCAACTTGTTGTACATTTGAAGAGTTAGAAGAGATGGTAAAAAGTGGTTTAGTTCAAATTTGCTCACATTCACATTCGCATATAAATTTATTAGAAAAAGGTGTTGATTTTAAAAAAGAACTCCTACTTTCAAAAGAAATTTTAGAAAAAAGACTGGATATTGAGGTTGAATCTTTTGTCTTTCCGTTTGGAAAATATAATCAAGAAATTTTAGAAAAAACAAAAGAGATTTATAAATATGCTTTTAGAATAGGAAATGCGGTTCAAAAAGATTTTAATGGAATAAATGGCGTTATATACCGTATAAAAGGTGATGAATTAAAAAGTGAAGATGAAATTTTCAAACCATTAAGATTATTAAAATACTACATAAAAGGTCTATTTAAGAAAGTGACAAAAAGATGA